One window of Nicotiana tomentosiformis chromosome 11, ASM39032v3, whole genome shotgun sequence genomic DNA carries:
- the LOC138901566 gene encoding uncharacterized protein has protein sequence MTDEEQKRLEKFGRLKPPSLSGAESEDAQDFLDRCQLILRTAGILETSGVYFTTFQLSGAAFRWWEAYERSRPVGAAQFSWYEFSVLFLEKFVPQTRKEKLCRQFEQLLQEGMFVTQYEMRFSELALHAVWLVPTERERIRRFIDGLHYQLHFVMTRESVSGARFDEVVDIARRLEVFHS, from the coding sequence ATGACTGATGAGGAGCAAAAGAGGCTAGAGAAatttgggaggctcaagcctccatcattaagtggggctgagtcagaggatgctcaggacttcttggataggtgccagctaATTCTTCGCacggcgggtattctggagactagtggagtctacttcactacttttcagctatcaggggctgccttcagatggtgggaggcctatgagaggagcAGGCCAGTCGGTGCTGCACAATTTTCATGGTatgagttctctgttctcttcttggaaaagtttgtgccacagacccgaAAGGAGAAGCtgtgcaggcagttcgagcagctactTCAGGAGGGCATgtttgtgacccagtatgagatgagattttcagagttggctcttcacgcagtctggttggttcccactgagagggagaggattaggaggttcattgatggcctccactatcagttgcattttgttatgactcgagAAAGTGtatcaggtgctaggttcgatGAGGTGGTGGATATTGCTCGGCGTCTGGAGGTTTTCCATAGTTAG